From Arachis stenosperma cultivar V10309 chromosome 2, arast.V10309.gnm1.PFL2, whole genome shotgun sequence, one genomic window encodes:
- the LOC130960800 gene encoding aldehyde oxidase GLOX-like — MDQTSVLASQLCCCFIILFHLTHSRADLPGTWELLVADAGIASMHTAVTRFNTVVLLDRTNIGPSRKLLPKGHCRFDKNDAVLKLDCYAHSVLLDLHTNQIRPLKILTDTWCSSGQFLPNGTLLQTGGDLDGFKKIRKIDPCDINGSCDWVELNDVELTEGRWYASNQILPDGSVIIVGGRGSNTVEFYPKRINGAVSFPFLLEAEDTQMDNLYPYVHLLPNGHLFVFANTKAVMYDYTKNIVLTVYPQLDGGPRNYPSAGSSVMLALQGDYSNVEIVICGGAQYGAFLERSTDTPAHGSCGRISATQTDPVWVTEDMPYGRIMGDMVMLPNGDVLIINGAMSGSQGFDMASNPCLNPVLYRPNEPLGLRFMVLNPGTVPRMYHSTANLLPDGRVLLAGSNPHVFYTFDAEFPTELRIEAFSPEYLGPDKANIRPEILEVPETVLFGATFNVIVSVELPVVEIVEVNLASAPFATHSFSQGQRLVKLAVTSAVPDGGVGRYRIGCTAPPNGMVAPPGYYMVFAVNQGVPSVARWVHVS, encoded by the coding sequence ATGGACCAGACCAGTGTCCTTGCATCTCAACTATGCTGctgcttcatcattcttttccATTTAACTCACTCACGTGCCGATCTCCCTGGCACGTGGGAACTCCTCGTGGCCGACGCCGGCATCGCCTCAATGCACACGGCGGTGACCCGGTTCAACACGGTGGTCCTCTTAGACCGAACAAACATCGGTCCATCCCGCAAACTCCTCCCCAAAGGTCACTGCCGTTTCGACAAAAACGACGCCGTATTGAAGCTTGACTGCTACGCTCACTCCGTCCTCCTCGACCTCCACACCAACCAAATCCGACCGTTAAAAATCCTCACCGACACGTGGTGCTCATCGGGGCAGTTTCTCCCAAACGGCACTCTCCTCCAAACCGGTGGCGACTTAGACGGCTTCAAAAAGATCCGAAAAATAGACCCGTGTGACATAAATGGGTCATGCGATTGGGTTGAGCTAAACGACGTCGAATTAACGGAAGGTCGCTGGTACGCATCGAATCAGATCCTCCCTGACGGTTCCGTTATCATAGTTGGTGGACGTGGCTCCAACACCGTCGAATTCTACCCGAAACGCATAAACGGTGCCGTCTCGTTCCCGTTCCTTCTTGAAGCAGAAGACACGCAAATGGATAACCTCTATCCTTACGTTCATCTTCTCCCAAATGGTCACCTCTTCGTGTTTGCGAACACGAAGGCGGTGATGTACGATTACACCAAGAACATAGTCCTTACGGTGTACCCGCAGCTAGACGGTGGTCCACGGAATTACCCCTCCGCGGGGTCCTCCGTCATGCTTGCGTTGCAAGGAGATTATTCCAATGTGGAGATTGTTATCTGCGGCGGAGCACAGTACGGTGCGTTTCTTGAGCGGAGTACGGATACTCCGGCTCACGGAAGCTGCGGCCGGATCTCTGCAACTCAAACTGATCCGGTTTGGGTCACGGAGGACATGCCGTATGGGAGGATAATGGGAGACATGGTAATGCTACCAAACGGCGACGTTTTGATCATTAACGGCGCTATGTCGGGTTCGCAGGGATTTGACATGGCCTCGAATCCCTGTTTGAACCCGGTTCTTTACCGGCCTAACGAACCGTTAGGCCTTCGGTTCATGGTTCTGAACCCGGGAACGGTTCCCAGGATGTACCATTCAACTGCGAATTTGTTACCCGATGGAAGGGTGCTTCTTGCAGGGAGCAACCCGCACGTGTTCTATACGTTCGATGCTGAATTTCCAACGGAATTGAGAATTGAAGCGTTTTCTCCCGAGTATTTGGGTCCGGATAAGGCGAATATCCGACCCGAGATTTTGGAGGTTCCCGAAACGGTGCTTTTTGGAGCGACGTTTAATGTGATTGTGTCGGTTGAGTTGCCTGTGGTGGAAATTGTGGAGGTGAATTTGGCGAGTGCGCCTTTTGCAACGCACTCATTTTCACAGGGTCAACGTTTGGTCAAACTAGCCGTTACTTCTGCTGTGCCGGACGGTGGTGTTGGTAGGTATAGGATTGGGTGTACGGCGCCGCCGAATGGGATGGTTGCGCCACCGGGTTATTACATGGTGTTCGCCGTGAATCAAGGCGTGCCTAGCGTTGCACGTTGGGTGCACGTGTCGTAG